The region CCCGTGCCGGTGCCGCCGGTGCTGGTGCCTCCGGTGCCCGCGCCCGTACGGTCGGCCCCCGTGCGGTCGGCCCCCGTGCGGTCGGCGCCGCCGGGCGCGGGGGCGTCCTGCCCGTTGCCGGGCCCGCCCGGCGGGCTCCCCGCCTCACCGGCCCGGCCCGGATCGTTCGGGCGAAGATCGCCTGGGAGGAGGCCGTTCGGGCGCAGGGTGTCGGGACGCAGGGTGTTGGGACGCAGGGTGTTCGGGCGCAGGTTGTTGGCGCCGCCCTCCTGGCCGCCGCCGCCCGTGCCGCCGCCGCCCGTGCCGCCGCCGTCCTGGCCCGGGCCCTCCTGGCCGGTGCCGCCGGGCTGCTCCTCGTCTCCGGGCGCGCCGGGAGGCAGCCCGTGCGCCCCCGGCCCGTACGGCGGGAAGGTGGCCGAGGGGTCCATCGGGATGGCGTTGGGATCGCCGCTCGGCTGTGGCGTGGCTCTGCTGTAATCCCAGGAGTAGTAAGGGTTCCACGTGACCGGCTCGGGGAACTCCTTCACCGGCTTGCCCTCCATGGCGGCGCCCACGAAGGTCTTCCAGATCTCCGCGGGAAGCGTGCCGCCGTACAACTCGCCGTATCCGGGGACGGTCACCGGCTTGTTGTCGTCGCGGAACATGTCGACGGCGACCGCCAGTTGCGGGACGTACCCGGAGAACCAGACCGCGGCCGACTCGTCGGTGGTGCCGGTCTTGCCCGCCGCCGGCCGGTCCCACAGCCGCGCGGCCGTGCCGGTGCCGTTCAGCACGACCTGCTCCAGCGCGTACGTCGTGTCGGCGGCGGTGTTCTCGCTGAAGGCCCGGGTGCCGGAGGGCGCGAACGTGCGCACGAGCCCGCTGCCGTCGGTGACGGACCTGATCACGTGGGCCTCGCGGTGGATCCCGCCGGCGGCGAAGGTGGCGAACCCGGAGGCCTGCTGCACGGCGCTCACCGACGCCACCCCGAGCGGCAGCGTGGCGGCCTTCGCGTGCGGGGCGAGCTGCGTCTCGGGGATGCCGGCCGCACGGGCCGCCGCGACGACCCTGTCGAGGCCGATCCGCTGCCCGAGGTCGACGAAGGCGGTGTTGACCGAGTACTGCGTGGCCTGGGCCAGCGGAATGGCCGGGCCGTAGGACCTGCCCCCGGAGTTGGGGATGCTCGCGGATCCGATCGTGATGGGCGAGTTGCCGTACACCAGCGTGTCGAGCCCGTAGCCGGCTTCGAGCGCCGCGGCCAGCGTGTAGGGCTTGAAGGTCGACCCGGCCTGGACCTTGGCGGAGAAGGCGTTGTCGTACTGGTTGGTCTCGTACCGCCCGCCGTAGAAGGCGACGACCTCGCCGGTGCCGGGGTCGACGGCCGCGAGGCCGGTGCGGACCTTCTTGGGGGTGCCTTCGGGGAGCACCGACCTGACCGCCTCGGCGGCGAGGGACATGAGCTTCTTGTCGAACGTCGTGGTGACCTTCAGGCCGCCGTGGTTGATGTCCTCGTCGGTGAAGCCCAGCCGGTTGAGCTCGGCCCGCACCTGCGCGAGCATGTAGCCGTTCTGTCCGCCCAGGGACAGCGGCGGCCGCTGCCTGGCGAGCGTCGGGAACGTCTGCGCCCCGGCCTCCTCGCGGCTGATCGCGCCGATCTCGCGCATGCCCTGGATCACCGACGCCCACCGCGCCCTGACCGCGTCGAGCGCGGGGCCGGTGGGATCCGCGAAACGGGTGGGCTGCTGGATCACGGCCGCGAGGTAGGCCCCCTCCGCCGGCGTGAGCTTCTGCACGTCCTTGTCGAAGTAGGCGCGGGAGGCGGCCTGGATGCCGTACGCCCCGCGGCCGAAGTAGATCGTGTTGAGGTAGCGCTCCAGCACCCAGTCCTTCGGCTTGGAGCGATCCACCTTGAGCGCGATCATGATCTCCTTGAGCTTGCGCCCGACGGAGCGTTCCTGGCCGAGGCCGCTGTAGTAGTTGCGGACCATCTGCTGGGTGATCGTGGAGCCGCCCTGAAGCTGCCGGCCGGTGACCGTCGACCAGAGGGCGCGCGCCGTGCCCTGCACGGAGACGCCCTGGTCCTGGTAGAAGGTGCGGTTCTCGGCGGCGATGACCGCGTCCCTGACCACCTTGGGAACCCGCGCGAGCGGCACGTTCTTGCGGTTGACGCCCTCGGTGGCGAGGACGGTCCGGCCGTCCCGGTAGTAGATCACCGACCCCTGGGCCGTCGCCAGCTCCTGGGTGCCGCCCGGAATCGGGGTCAGCGCCCACACGACGGCGAGGAACACGACCAGCCCGGCGACCGAGGTGGCGAGGCAGACGAGCAGGACGCGCGGCAGCCGTCGGCGTCCACGGCGTCCACGGCGTTCCGGCCGTCCGCCACCGTCCCGCGAGTCTCCACGTGCGCCGCCACCGCCCGTCCAGCCCGTCCCGCCGGTCCCGGCCACGCCGGCCACGCCGCCGTGCGCCGCCCCCGGCGCGACGGTGCTCCCCTCGCCCGGGCCCCCCTCGGCCGGGCCCCGCCCGGCTCCGCCCTTCTCGGCCGGGCCCTCCCCGGTG is a window of Microbispora sp. NBC_01189 DNA encoding:
- a CDS encoding transglycosylase domain-containing protein; this encodes MGNTGEGPAEKGGAGRGPAEGGPGEGSTVAPGAAHGGVAGVAGTGGTGWTGGGGARGDSRDGGGRPERRGRRGRRRLPRVLLVCLATSVAGLVVFLAVVWALTPIPGGTQELATAQGSVIYYRDGRTVLATEGVNRKNVPLARVPKVVRDAVIAAENRTFYQDQGVSVQGTARALWSTVTGRQLQGGSTITQQMVRNYYSGLGQERSVGRKLKEIMIALKVDRSKPKDWVLERYLNTIYFGRGAYGIQAASRAYFDKDVQKLTPAEGAYLAAVIQQPTRFADPTGPALDAVRARWASVIQGMREIGAISREEAGAQTFPTLARQRPPLSLGGQNGYMLAQVRAELNRLGFTDEDINHGGLKVTTTFDKKLMSLAAEAVRSVLPEGTPKKVRTGLAAVDPGTGEVVAFYGGRYETNQYDNAFSAKVQAGSTFKPYTLAAALEAGYGLDTLVYGNSPITIGSASIPNSGGRSYGPAIPLAQATQYSVNTAFVDLGQRIGLDRVVAAARAAGIPETQLAPHAKAATLPLGVASVSAVQQASGFATFAAGGIHREAHVIRSVTDGSGLVRTFAPSGTRAFSENTAADTTYALEQVVLNGTGTAARLWDRPAAGKTGTTDESAAVWFSGYVPQLAVAVDMFRDDNKPVTVPGYGELYGGTLPAEIWKTFVGAAMEGKPVKEFPEPVTWNPYYSWDYSRATPQPSGDPNAIPMDPSATFPPYGPGAHGLPPGAPGDEEQPGGTGQEGPGQDGGGTGGGGTGGGGQEGGANNLRPNTLRPNTLRPDTLRPNGLLPGDLRPNDPGRAGEAGSPPGGPGNGQDAPAPGGADRTGADRTGADRTGAGTGGTSTGGTGTGGRRSTGGAPAGLTP